One window of the Asticcacaulis sp. SL142 genome contains the following:
- a CDS encoding endo-1,4-beta-xylanase, with product MSSMSRRHALGLMTAAAALPTSLSAQTTPSLAELAKAKGILFGSAVGAGNANALTGSFYDQKYLDILKRECAVLVPENEHKIYVIAAQPDKYNFEPGDRIAAFAKQNGMKLRGHTLFWNRVEFMPQWVKDYDFGPNPKKEAERFLRDYIKAVCDHYGTSVHSWDVVNETIDPKTGEIRETPFTKILGPDALRIAFEAAREHAPHAQLVYNDYMSWEKGNETHRNGVLKLLRWLRDQNITVHGMGIQSHIGNDGHIDQVQDKDWKAFVDEIVGMDYDLLITEFDVNDKDLPTDPKVRDAAIAKAATRYLDMMLDYKQLKEFLCWGMCDKYTWLQGWTPRADKTLQRSTPYDVDYKPKLLREALATSFKNAPQR from the coding sequence ATGTCCTCGATGTCTCGTCGTCACGCGCTTGGTCTCATGACCGCCGCCGCAGCCCTGCCGACATCGCTGTCGGCGCAAACGACCCCGTCACTGGCTGAGCTTGCCAAGGCCAAAGGCATTTTGTTCGGTTCCGCCGTAGGTGCTGGCAACGCCAATGCCCTGACGGGATCGTTTTACGATCAGAAATACCTCGATATTCTCAAACGCGAGTGCGCGGTTCTGGTGCCGGAAAACGAGCACAAGATCTATGTGATCGCCGCCCAGCCGGATAAATATAATTTCGAGCCCGGCGACCGGATCGCGGCCTTTGCCAAACAAAACGGCATGAAGTTGCGCGGCCATACCCTGTTCTGGAACCGCGTCGAGTTTATGCCGCAGTGGGTTAAGGACTATGATTTTGGGCCAAACCCGAAGAAAGAGGCCGAACGCTTCCTGCGCGACTATATCAAAGCCGTCTGTGATCACTACGGCACCTCCGTCCATTCCTGGGATGTGGTCAATGAGACCATCGACCCCAAGACCGGCGAAATCCGCGAAACGCCCTTTACGAAGATACTGGGCCCGGACGCTCTGCGCATCGCCTTTGAGGCGGCCAGGGAGCACGCCCCCCACGCCCAACTGGTCTATAATGACTATATGAGCTGGGAAAAGGGCAACGAAACCCACCGCAATGGGGTGTTGAAGCTGCTGCGCTGGCTCCGCGATCAGAACATTACCGTGCACGGCATGGGCATCCAGAGCCATATCGGCAATGACGGCCACATCGATCAGGTGCAGGACAAGGACTGGAAAGCCTTTGTTGATGAGATCGTGGGCATGGATTATGACCTTTTGATCACCGAATTCGATGTCAACGACAAAGACCTGCCGACCGATCCGAAGGTGCGCGACGCCGCTATTGCCAAGGCCGCCACGCGCTATCTCGATATGATGCTCGACTACAAGCAGCTTAAGGAATTTCTATGCTGGGGCATGTGCGACAAATACACCTGGCTGCAAGGCTGGACGCCGCGGGCCGATAAGACCCTGCAACGCTCAACCCCTTACGATGTCGATTATAAGCCGAAACTACTGCGCGAAGCCTTGGCAACATCGTTCAAAAACGCGCCACAAAGGTAA
- a CDS encoding glycoside hydrolase family 43 protein: MTLNLRSLTVSAVAILCGATSALAGDARFAFFEYSGTRQESAIAKPAVNEYINPILSGYYPDPSITRVGDDYYLVNSSFAHYPGLPVFHSKDLVNWTQIANAINRPSQLNFDNLGTSRGVFAPDISHHDGTFYIVNTCVDCGGNFVITATDPKGPWSEPVWFEFEGIDPSIFWDKDGKAYIVNNGAPNEPPRYDGHRAIWVQEFDPKTLKMVGPRTQIVNGGVDITQKPSWIEGPHLINKDGYYYLTAAEGGTGDQHSQVVFRAPAITGPFVPFEGNPILSQRTLDPARANPVTSAGHAKLVQTQNGDWWATFLATRPYGPDLYNIGRETFLLPVKWENGWPMILEGGKRIPFTAAKPNLPAGPKPAVPMNGDFGYKDEFDALSMAWVGIRTPRTEFYTLDKGELILKPQTEAIGDKKGAPSFLGRRQQHHIATVTTAVTYMPEKDGDRAGLLATQSDDAYLFFGLTQMAGQTVIALNIRQNANDPVAGKRLIMAQIPHKAKSPVYLKITANGGTFDLAYALKKGEWVTIRKGLDATFLSTRKAGGFVGTLIGPYNEAAK, encoded by the coding sequence ATGACGTTAAACCTGCGCAGCCTAACCGTGTCGGCGGTCGCTATTTTATGTGGTGCCACCTCCGCACTGGCGGGCGATGCCCGCTTTGCGTTCTTTGAATATTCCGGTACCCGGCAGGAAAGCGCCATCGCCAAGCCGGCGGTCAATGAATATATCAACCCGATCCTGTCCGGTTATTATCCTGACCCCAGCATCACGCGGGTGGGTGACGACTATTATCTGGTCAATTCATCCTTTGCGCACTATCCGGGCCTGCCGGTGTTTCACTCAAAAGATCTGGTTAACTGGACGCAGATCGCCAATGCCATTAATCGTCCATCCCAGTTAAATTTCGATAATCTGGGGACCTCGCGCGGGGTGTTTGCGCCGGATATTTCGCACCATGACGGCACATTTTACATCGTCAACACCTGCGTCGATTGCGGTGGCAATTTCGTCATAACCGCCACTGATCCCAAAGGGCCGTGGTCAGAGCCGGTGTGGTTCGAATTCGAGGGCATCGACCCGTCGATATTCTGGGACAAAGACGGCAAGGCCTATATCGTTAATAATGGCGCGCCGAATGAGCCGCCGCGCTATGACGGCCACCGCGCCATCTGGGTGCAGGAATTTGATCCCAAGACCCTGAAAATGGTCGGCCCGCGCACCCAGATCGTCAATGGCGGGGTCGACATCACTCAAAAGCCGTCATGGATCGAAGGCCCGCACCTGATCAACAAAGATGGCTATTACTACCTGACCGCGGCCGAAGGCGGCACCGGCGACCAGCACTCTCAGGTCGTGTTCCGCGCCCCGGCCATAACCGGCCCGTTCGTACCGTTTGAGGGCAATCCGATCCTCAGCCAGCGTACGCTTGATCCGGCCCGCGCAAATCCGGTTACTTCCGCCGGTCATGCCAAACTGGTGCAGACCCAGAACGGCGACTGGTGGGCGACCTTTCTGGCCACCCGCCCCTACGGCCCCGACCTCTATAATATAGGTCGTGAGACGTTCCTGCTGCCCGTGAAATGGGAAAATGGCTGGCCGATGATCCTTGAGGGCGGCAAGCGCATCCCGTTCACCGCTGCCAAACCGAACCTGCCTGCGGGGCCAAAGCCCGCCGTGCCAATGAACGGTGATTTTGGCTATAAGGATGAGTTTGACGCGCTGTCGATGGCCTGGGTCGGTATCCGCACCCCGCGTACCGAGTTCTATACCCTCGACAAAGGCGAACTAATCCTAAAGCCCCAGACCGAGGCCATTGGCGACAAAAAGGGCGCGCCGTCATTCCTGGGCCGCCGCCAGCAGCACCACATCGCCACTGTCACCACCGCCGTGACCTACATGCCGGAAAAGGACGGCGACCGGGCAGGCCTTTTGGCCACCCAGAGCGACGACGCCTATCTGTTCTTCGGCCTGACCCAAATGGCCGGGCAGACCGTGATCGCGCTCAATATCCGCCAAAATGCCAATGATCCGGTCGCGGGTAAACGTCTGATTATGGCGCAGATACCGCATAAGGCCAAAAGCCCGGTTTATTTGAAAATCACAGCCAATGGCGGCACGTTTGACCTCGCCTACGCCCTGAAAAAAGGGGAATGGGTGACGATCAGAAAGGGTCTGGACGCCACATTCCTGAGCACGCGTAAGGCGGGCGGGTTCGTGGGCACCCTGATCGGCCCCTATAACGAAGCCGCGAAATAA
- a CDS encoding OmpW/AlkL family protein gives MKNAYVFGLTGVLLLLAGASQAQDFTPKSKGQFIVTTRLTTVAPDESGDIKTAAGADSGLDVEVGNSTVPTLGFTYFFTDHIAVEGILGTSKHKIKAVGAGTDVAVHETWVLPPVVTVQYHFNPKGRVSPYVGAGVNAMIFYEGKDKNGFKVDLDNGFGTAVQAGVDVALKGKWALNFDAKKVFFETDADINSGALKSGVTLDPWVVSVGAAYRF, from the coding sequence ATGAAAAATGCTTATGTATTCGGTCTGACCGGGGTTTTGCTGCTGTTGGCAGGAGCCTCGCAAGCTCAGGATTTTACCCCTAAATCCAAGGGGCAGTTCATTGTCACAACCCGCCTGACCACCGTGGCGCCCGACGAAAGTGGCGATATCAAAACCGCGGCAGGTGCTGACTCCGGCCTGGATGTTGAGGTCGGCAATTCAACCGTACCGACCCTGGGTTTCACCTATTTCTTTACCGATCACATTGCGGTTGAAGGGATTTTGGGCACTTCAAAGCACAAAATCAAGGCCGTGGGGGCGGGCACCGATGTGGCGGTTCATGAAACCTGGGTGCTGCCGCCGGTGGTGACAGTACAGTATCACTTTAACCCCAAGGGCCGCGTCAGCCCCTATGTTGGTGCCGGTGTGAATGCCATGATCTTTTACGAAGGCAAGGACAAAAACGGTTTTAAGGTCGATCTGGACAACGGGTTCGGCACGGCGGTACAGGCCGGTGTGGACGTCGCGTTAAAAGGCAAATGGGCATTGAATTTTGATGCCAAGAAGGTGTTTTTTGAAACCGACGCCGATATCAATTCTGGCGCGCTGAAATCCGGCGTGACCCTCGACCCTTGGGTCGTCTCCGTCGGGGCCGCTTACCGGTTTTGA
- a CDS encoding rhodanese-like domain-containing protein, with product MAIIDLSAADVKSALDKDEIILVDVREPHELAMGYIDGAVSLPLSAFDPAALPTEDSREMVFYCAAGVRSARVLEYLQHQGFAVKKHLSGGIQDWVGKGYPLKFE from the coding sequence ATGGCTATCATTGACCTCAGCGCCGCCGATGTGAAATCAGCCCTCGATAAAGATGAGATCATCCTGGTTGATGTTCGTGAACCACATGAACTGGCCATGGGTTATATCGACGGTGCGGTCAGCCTGCCGCTGTCGGCCTTTGATCCGGCCGCCCTGCCGACGGAAGATAGCCGCGAGATGGTCTTTTACTGCGCGGCGGGTGTCCGCTCGGCCCGCGTACTCGAATACCTTCAGCATCAAGGCTTTGCGGTCAAAAAACACCTGAGCGGCGGCATTCAGGACTGGGTTGGCAAAGGCTACCCCCTGAAATTTGAATAG
- a CDS encoding ArsR/SmtB family transcription factor: protein MPSSLPPTSDTLPLSAQERESRADAAARLMKMLANTQRLLILCRLLEGECSVGELSEHVRLAQSATSQHLARMRTEGLVATRRDAQSIYYRLDNEIAAEILTLLHGIYCKPAPRDKRIKKM from the coding sequence TTGCCCTCCTCCCTCCCGCCCACATCCGATACACTGCCCTTAAGCGCCCAAGAGCGCGAAAGCCGGGCCGATGCGGCGGCGCGGTTGATGAAAATGCTGGCCAATACCCAAAGGCTTTTGATCCTGTGTCGCTTGCTGGAAGGCGAATGTTCGGTGGGTGAACTCTCCGAACATGTCCGTCTGGCTCAGTCGGCGACCTCCCAGCATCTGGCCCGGATGCGCACCGAAGGTCTGGTCGCCACGCGCCGGGACGCTCAGTCGATCTATTACCGGCTCGATAATGAGATTGCGGCCGAGATCCTGACCCTGCTGCACGGCATCTATTGCAAACCTGCCCCCAGGGATAAGCGCATAAAAAAAATGTAA
- a CDS encoding helix-turn-helix transcriptional regulator, whose protein sequence is MKTHLKTLRSEAGLTQADLAGKLGVSRQAVIAIESDKHDPSLDLAYRIAAVFDLPVEAIFENPHRTG, encoded by the coding sequence GTGAAAACCCATCTGAAAACGTTGCGTAGCGAGGCTGGCCTGACCCAGGCTGACCTCGCCGGGAAACTGGGGGTCTCGCGTCAGGCGGTTATTGCCATCGAATCGGATAAGCACGACCCGTCGCTCGATCTGGCCTACCGGATCGCCGCCGTGTTTGACCTGCCGGTGGAGGCCATATTCGAGAACCCCCACCGGACGGGTTGA
- a CDS encoding glycoside hydrolase family 2 TIM barrel-domain containing protein yields MAAVLVMGTAPTVVAQSVPAEWEQPDVVAVNREPMKATFFNFESRDLALKGDKSASRYFQSLDGTWDFKFSKGVEARPKDLPTADTSGWDKIQVPGMIQAQGEGKFGTPEFWNIKYPFPANEPYIPHDLIEVGSYKRSFEVAADWSGKDVFLHIGAAGAAYYIWVNGEKVGYSEDSKLPSEFNLTKFVKPGANTIAIEIYRYADGSYLEDQDFWRLSGIERSVYLYAEPKTRLRDFTVTASLDKNYTDGTFALEAELAGTKGSGTITATVYDGDTQVLKTSTKASTTKPAKLTGTIKGVKSWSAETPNLYRLVIEYTDAKGNLISATSRKIGFRTVEIRNGEVQVNGKRIMIKGVNRHEHDPKTYRVMSEASMRKDIELMKAANVNAVRTSHYPNDPLWYDLADEYGLYVYDEANIESHEYMDTADKLGSPKREDIQLGFKPHWEAAHLDRVSRMVERDKNSPSIIFWSLGNEAGTGPNFENAAKWIRKNDPTRLISYLGHGTLVERHAPNPYVDIYAPMYDDIEKMVDWAQDPTQTQPMIQCEYAHAMGNSLGNLEDYWQTIRAHKKLQGGFVWDWVDQTVHAKDDKGRKYWASGFDINPARGDNSVVGDGVVNADRVPDPEYYELQKVYSPVVFEGDPTTGQVKVVNRYDFMDLSGFDFEWALTNNGNLVTTGTFEAAAVKAGTSQAVPINLPMLKVAPGSEQIVTIRAKAKPNAIKGVAAGTVLGFTQFVTHKSDAEPVAVATVKPVKIGDDISLKSAAATLKVDGKTGLVTYSAGGKTLLKGGAPNFWRGLIDNDEGTGVEKSHRIWKNFTDNRQVRAVEVTDEAVKVLYNFGTGAVHWETTYQMQSDGAVKVTSTFTPLRDDLPDPLRLGLKFDSEPSLSDIEWYGRGPQESYVDRQTGYAIGLYKGKVADQYHDYSRPQESGNKTDVRWLALSDAAGKGVRVTGDQPLSVNALAFPYEDLYLRNPRGTWKSSEIHPRGNGSLLIDLAQAGVGGDTGWSLDGRPLAKYRIKLVPQTYSFTLKPQ; encoded by the coding sequence ATGGCGGCTGTTCTGGTCATGGGCACGGCCCCCACAGTCGTCGCCCAATCTGTACCCGCGGAGTGGGAACAACCTGATGTGGTGGCGGTGAACCGCGAGCCGATGAAGGCGACGTTCTTTAACTTTGAGAGCCGCGATCTGGCACTCAAAGGGGATAAGTCAGCGTCGCGTTATTTTCAGTCGCTGGACGGGACATGGGATTTCAAGTTCTCCAAAGGCGTAGAGGCGCGCCCGAAGGACCTGCCCACCGCCGATACGTCCGGCTGGGACAAGATTCAGGTGCCCGGCATGATCCAGGCGCAAGGTGAGGGCAAGTTTGGGACGCCGGAATTCTGGAACATCAAATATCCGTTCCCGGCCAATGAGCCCTATATCCCGCACGATCTGATCGAGGTCGGATCGTACAAGCGCAGCTTTGAAGTGGCCGCTGACTGGTCGGGTAAGGATGTCTTCCTGCATATCGGGGCGGCGGGGGCGGCCTATTACATCTGGGTCAACGGCGAAAAGGTCGGCTATTCCGAAGATTCGAAACTGCCATCGGAATTTAATCTGACGAAGTTTGTCAAACCTGGTGCGAACACCATAGCGATTGAAATCTATCGCTATGCCGATGGCTCCTACCTTGAGGATCAGGATTTCTGGCGGCTGTCGGGGATTGAGCGCTCGGTCTATCTCTATGCCGAGCCGAAGACCCGTTTGAGGGATTTCACAGTCACGGCGTCGCTCGATAAAAACTACACCGACGGCACATTTGCGCTGGAAGCCGAACTGGCGGGCACTAAGGGATCGGGCACCATCACCGCCACGGTCTATGACGGCGACACGCAGGTGCTGAAAACGTCGACTAAGGCTTCGACCACCAAGCCCGCCAAGCTGACGGGTACGATCAAGGGCGTTAAATCCTGGTCGGCGGAGACGCCCAACCTCTATCGCCTGGTGATTGAGTACACAGACGCCAAAGGTAATCTGATCTCGGCGACCTCGCGCAAGATCGGCTTCCGCACGGTCGAAATCCGCAATGGCGAAGTGCAGGTCAACGGCAAGCGCATCATGATCAAGGGCGTCAACCGCCATGAGCATGACCCGAAGACCTACCGTGTCATGAGCGAAGCCTCGATGCGCAAGGACATCGAGCTGATGAAAGCGGCCAATGTTAATGCCGTGCGCACCTCACACTATCCCAACGATCCGTTGTGGTACGATCTGGCGGACGAATACGGCCTCTATGTCTATGACGAAGCCAATATCGAATCTCACGAATATATGGATACGGCCGATAAACTCGGCAGCCCCAAGCGCGAAGACATACAGCTAGGTTTCAAGCCGCATTGGGAAGCGGCGCACCTTGATCGGGTGTCGCGCATGGTTGAGCGCGATAAGAACTCACCTTCGATCATCTTTTGGTCGCTGGGCAATGAGGCGGGTACCGGCCCGAACTTTGAAAACGCCGCCAAGTGGATACGCAAGAACGATCCAACCCGGCTGATTTCCTATCTGGGCCACGGTACGCTGGTAGAGCGTCATGCCCCCAATCCTTATGTCGATATCTATGCGCCGATGTATGATGATATCGAAAAAATGGTCGACTGGGCGCAAGACCCGACCCAAACCCAGCCGATGATCCAGTGCGAATATGCCCATGCCATGGGTAATTCGCTCGGTAACCTTGAGGACTACTGGCAAACCATCCGCGCCCACAAAAAGCTGCAGGGCGGGTTTGTGTGGGACTGGGTTGATCAGACCGTCCACGCCAAGGATGATAAGGGCCGCAAATATTGGGCATCAGGCTTTGATATCAATCCGGCGCGCGGCGATAATTCGGTGGTTGGTGACGGGGTGGTCAATGCTGACCGCGTGCCCGATCCGGAATATTATGAGTTACAAAAGGTCTATTCGCCGGTGGTGTTTGAGGGCGATCCGACGACGGGGCAGGTCAAGGTCGTCAATCGTTATGACTTTATGGATTTGAGCGGATTCGACTTTGAATGGGCGCTGACCAATAATGGCAATCTGGTCACGACCGGCACGTTTGAGGCCGCCGCGGTCAAGGCCGGAACCTCTCAGGCCGTGCCGATCAACCTGCCCATGCTGAAAGTCGCACCGGGTTCCGAGCAGATCGTGACCATCCGCGCCAAGGCTAAGCCCAATGCTATCAAGGGCGTTGCGGCGGGCACAGTGCTGGGTTTCACGCAATTCGTCACCCATAAATCAGACGCCGAACCCGTGGCGGTCGCTACCGTTAAACCGGTTAAGATCGGCGATGATATCAGCCTGAAATCGGCCGCGGCGACGCTTAAAGTCGATGGCAAGACCGGTTTGGTGACCTATAGCGCCGGCGGCAAGACTTTGCTTAAGGGCGGGGCGCCCAACTTCTGGCGCGGCCTGATCGACAATGATGAAGGGACGGGCGTTGAAAAATCACACCGCATCTGGAAAAATTTCACTGATAACCGTCAGGTGCGCGCGGTCGAGGTGACGGATGAGGCCGTGAAGGTGCTCTATAATTTCGGCACCGGTGCGGTCCATTGGGAAACCACCTATCAGATGCAGTCAGATGGCGCGGTCAAGGTCACCTCGACCTTTACGCCGCTGAGGGATGATCTGCCTGATCCGCTGCGGCTGGGCTTGAAATTTGACAGCGAACCATCCTTAAGTGATATCGAATGGTACGGGCGGGGGCCACAGGAATCCTATGTCGATCGGCAGACCGGCTATGCTATCGGACTCTATAAGGGTAAGGTCGCCGATCAGTACCACGACTATAGCCGTCCGCAGGAAAGCGGCAATAAGACCGATGTGCGCTGGCTGGCCCTAAGCGATGCAGCGGGTAAGGGCGTGCGCGTCACCGGCGATCAGCCGCTGTCGGTTAATGCCTTAGCGTTCCCGTACGAAGACCTGTACCTGCGCAACCCGCGCGGGACATGGAAATCGTCGGAAATCCACCCGCGCGGTAATGGCTCGCTCCTGATCGATCTGGCGCAAGCGGGGGTGGGTGGCGATACGGGCTGGTCATTGGATGGGCGGCCCTTAGCCAAGTACCGCATCAAGCTGGTGCCGCAGACCTATAGCTTTACCCTTAAGCCGCAATAA
- a CDS encoding GlcG/HbpS family heme-binding protein, with amino-acid sequence MLSFLLAFEVAPALTLDQSIDLARSAIAACAAKGAPVSAAVVDATGTPIVILRGDGVVKPPVAAPRKAATAVKFNAAGSELEAREATDPAFAAIIKANPELYNAHGGSLPLYISGQLAGGLAVADTDHEIADECARTGLANWSAN; translated from the coding sequence ATGCTCTCATTCCTTTTGGCATTTGAGGTGGCGCCGGCGTTAACGCTCGATCAGTCGATCGATCTGGCGCGGTCAGCCATTGCGGCCTGCGCGGCAAAGGGGGCTCCGGTCAGCGCTGCCGTGGTCGATGCAACGGGCACACCCATAGTTATTCTGCGGGGCGATGGGGTGGTAAAACCGCCTGTAGCGGCCCCGCGCAAGGCGGCGACGGCGGTAAAATTTAACGCAGCCGGCTCGGAACTGGAGGCGCGCGAGGCCACCGATCCGGCGTTTGCCGCGATCATCAAAGCCAATCCAGAGCTTTACAATGCCCATGGCGGTTCGCTACCACTCTATATATCGGGACAACTGGCCGGAGGGTTGGCGGTCGCCGATACTGACCACGAAATTGCCGACGAATGTGCACGAACGGGACTTGCAAATTGGTCGGCCAATTAA